The window TCTccttgggaggatgactcatgcaggattatcattTGAAATGACaacaaaaaaatccaacatgattccACAAGAAAAGAGGCACAGGTATCtctaggaaatttataaagaagccggaaatgaactagctcaaatctacactgacgggtcatctaatcctgtcaatggcagggttggtgcagcatacactgtaattaagaATAATGCTTTTCAATGCAAGTATGAAGAAAAATCATGTATTgaaaactatgcctcttcaatgcAGGCAGAATTAACTGCCATCGTTATggtgttaagattccttgaacgaaacactaatggagcagtgatctgcactgattccaAAGCAGCACtctaaagcctaagtaaaaatcgggcagaaaatcttgcgatagtctgTTACATGAACTCATGCTTGCTCTGAGGGTCAGTGCGTAAGGTGATGGAGTTCTAATTCAGTGGGGTTAGGCAAGGCCCGGCCCCCCAGGGAAAAAACAATTCCCAGAAAGTATTAATCACTGTAAATAGTCTACAATCTAGAGAGATTAACCCCCCACTATAACAAGGTAAGAAGAATACTCCGGTGAAAtcttaattatataatttattaacCCTAATACCCCCCCAAGCACAATCAATACCTTACCACCTCGATCATACATTATTTCCCTGAATCCACATAGGCAGGAGACGAGGGCTACAAAAAGCAGTTCTAGGGTTAAGGTTTACTTTTCTTAAGGGCAGAACACAACACTTGGTAACTTTACTCCCATGTGGTCCCAATAGGCCACCCCAGAGCACTTGGGGCTCAAAACACTGGTCTATAGGACACAACAATTTACTTAACACTAGTAACGGCGCGGTACATAAACAGCTACTTATCTTGGAAGTTACAGAATAAGGGGAACCTCTAGGATactattaggagaaagcgccaagccattatgactatagagcacttggaaggggtcaggagaaTGATTTGGGATttgacaaagggggggggggaaggaatggtgcccaatcactcggacggtcggggattacgccgacctgcatgaagcgagactgccgctctaccgtccagcccaagtggtgggGCATATAAGGGGAAGAGAGGAAAAGGGGAGTAACCAGCCACACGTCCAGACCGCTTGAACACTCAGTCGAGAAGGAAGCTAACTCCCCCATGCGTGGTTGCTACCGAGTCAGTTAACTGAGCGTACAGTAACAATTACTAGTCTTCCAAGACAAACCTTTACATGCTACTAAAGCTAGTATCTAGctttacataataataataataataatttattttggaacagtacatacatagttgcaacgttacagtacaaacattctgttagatttaaagatagaggtagtacatacaatacctaagcctctagtacgcatagcgtttcgggcaaacttTATACTAATATTCAATTAGCACAATGCAGGACCAGCTCTGTGAGCAACAACGTTATtcctacgtctggcagggaagtggAACCATCAACCAGGTTGAGCACTTATGGACTCGTGAAACATAAGTGTAATACTTAAATTCCTTCATAACCCAACCTTTCAATTAATATTCTATAATTTACTTAATAAAAACCTACACATAATCCCAAACAGTCAGGGCCTATCATTACAAATACAGAGAGTGCATGGTACCTGTAAGTATGTAAACAGAGGCGTTCCTTGGCAGTGCCAATTAAGGTGCCAGCTACGAACCCAGTGTCGTAACATatttgctgaaattaagagagctgtaagGGTACTAACCAACCAGGAAAAAGTCGTCAAgtgtctgtggatcccctcccatgttggaatatgtggaaatgaacgagcagatgtgctggctgctgaaggtgaccatattgaatacttcatacccaagactcttctacaaattagaggtattgtcaggcaacatcaccgtgacaaggtaactaaggaaaggaggatagaacaaATCAGCGAATTTGTCCGATggcacaacatggttgcagctggcaatcccaatcataatggacgaagaggaggtggccgcgggagagaattaGTAATAACGAGAATCcgccttggatacaaatatccatggagattcgagaTGGAAATAACAGTTgagcagcgaagttgcagaatctgtgatgagagtgacggacaccgccttgatcaCTATAtaggtgaatgtgaacacctcagagacattagaaatatgtgtagaataataaaccccacattgtttgagttaggaaaacactgtcaaatatagatactgttcttaaataaTTCCCCCATTTTACAcccacaagataacgtaagattttaagggttgacagatgttaatcatcTTGTTttcaggagctgttcacttgagacagttaagcaagtcccagctgtgtctgggtacaagagacaggatgaacaacccagcgggttttcttcctattggggagtgtagtACATGCTGCTCTGACGGTGTGTCCTTtcactggatgagtggcgctgcccaataaactcagccctaggggcaaaatttaaaaaaaaatactagCAGCGGATTCACCAGCCACTTCTAACTTATCTACCATCTCTAAGATGTTGCCAGCCGCACCTCTTGTGGTTTGGGCGGGTGGAGCCACCCTGGGGCGGGTGGAGCCACCCTGGGGCGGGTAGAGGCACCCTGGGGCGGGTAGAGGCACCCTGGGGCGGGTAGAGGCACCCTGGGGCGGATAGAGGCACCCTGGGGCGGGTAGAGGCACCCTGGGGCGGGTAGAGGCACCCTGGGGCGGGTAGAGGCACCCTGGGGCGGGTAGAGGCACCCTGGGGCGGGTAGAGGCACCCTGGGGCGGGTAGAGGCACCCTGGGGCGGGTAGAGGCACCCTGGGGCGGGTAGAGGCACCCTGGGGCGGGTAGAGGCACCCTGGGGCGGGTAGAGGCACCCTGGGGCGGGTAGAGGCACCCTGGGGCGGGTAGAGGCACCCTGGGGCGGATAGAGGCACCCTGGGGCGGATAGAGGCACCCTGGGGCGGGTAGAGGCACCCTGGGGCGGGTAGAGGCACCCTGGGGCGGGTAGAGGCACCCTGGGGCGGGTAGAGGCACCCTGGGGCGGGTAGAGGCACCCTGGGGCGGGTAGAGGCACCCTAGGGCGGATAGAGGCACCCTGGGGCGGATAGAGGCACCCTGGGGCGGGTAGAGGCACCCTGGGGCGGGTAGAGGCACCCTGGGGCGGGTAGAGGCACCCTGGGGCGGGTAGAGGCACCCTGGGGCGGGTAGAGGCACCCTGGGGCGGGTAGAGGCACCCTGGGGCGGGTAGAGGCACCCTGGGGCGGGTAGAGGCACCCTGGGGCGGGTAGAGGCACCCTGGGGCGGGTAGAGGCACCCTGGGGCGGGTAGAGGCACCCTGGGGCGGGTAGAGGCACCCTGGGGCGGGTAGAGGCACCCTGGGGCGGGTAGAGGCACCCTGGGGCGGGTAGAGGCACCCTGGGGCGGGTAGAGGCACCCTGGGGCGGGTAGAGGCACCCTGGGGCGGGTAGAGGCACCCTGGGGCGGGTAGAGGCACCCTGGGGCGGGTAGAGGCACCCTGGGGCGGGTAGAGGCACCCTGGGGCGGGTAGAGGCACCCTGGGGCGGGTAGAGGCACCCTGGGGCGGGTAGAGGCTCCCTGGGGCGGGTGGAGGCACCCTGGGGCGGGTGGAGGCACCCTGCGGCGGGTGGAGCCACCCTGGGCGGGCGGAGCCACACTGGGCGGGCGGAGCCACCCTGGGCGGGCGGAGCCACCCTGGGCGGGCGGAGCCACCCTGGGCGGGCGGAGCCACCCTGGGGCGGGTGGAGGCACCCTGGGCGGGTGGAGCCACCCTGGGGCGGGTAGAGGCACCCTGGGCGGGCGGAGCCACCCTGGGCGGGCGGAGCCACCCTGGGCGGGCGGAGCCACCCTGGGCGGGTGGAGCCACCCTGGGCGGATAGAGCCACCCTGGGCGGGCGGAGCCACACTGGGCGGGCGGAGCCACCCTGGGCGGGCGGAGCCACCCTGGGCGGGCGGAGCCACCCTGGGCGGGCGGAGCCACCCTGGGCGGGCGGAGCCACCCTGGGCGGGCGGAGCCACCCTGGGCGGGCGGAGCCACACTGGGGGGGCGGAGCCACCCTGGGCGGGTGGAGCCACCCTGGGCGGGTGGAGCCACCCTGGGAGGGCAGAGCCACCCTGGGCGGATAGAGCCACCCTGGGCGGGCGGAGCCACCCTGGGCGGATAGAGCCACCCTGGGCGGGTGGAGCCACCCTGGGCGGATAGAGCCACCCTGGGCGGGTGGAGCCACCCTGGGCGGGTGGAGCCACCCTGGGCGGGTGGAGCCACCCTGGGCGGGCGGAGCCACCCTGGGCGGATAGAGCCACCCTGGGCGGGTGGAGCCACCCTGGGCGGATAGAGCCACCCTGGGCGGGCGGAGCCACCCTGGGCGGGCGGAGCCACCCTGGGCGGATAGAGCCACCCTGGGCGGATAGAGCCACCCTGGGCGGATAGAGCCACCCTGGGCGGGTGGAGCCACCCTGGGCGGGTGGAGCCACCCTGGGCGGGCGGAGCCACCCTGGGCGGGCGGAGCCACCCTGGGCGGGCGGAGCCACCCTGGGCGGGCGGAGCCACCCTGGGCGGGCGGAGCCACCCTGGGCGGGCGGAGCCACCCTGGGCGGATAGAGCCACCCTGGGCGGATAGAGCCACCCTGGGCGGATAGAGCCACCCTGGGCGGATAGAGCCACCCTGGGCGGGTGGAGCCACCCTGGGCGGGTGGAGCCACCCTGGGCGGGTGGAGCCACCCTGGGCGGGTGGAGCCACCCTGGACAACCAGCATAAACACATCATTGTTAACCTATAATTACTGGACAAATGGAATGAGCTTCAGGAGAGGATAAGTTTTAAAGTGGATATGATTGAGGCTATAGTTCGTGAGTCGTAGTATTAGACGAACGACAGGTGAAAAGGCGTGGCCCATGAGCTGGTGCCCGGCCCTGCAGACCAATACACACGCATCATACACACAAACAAGAACAAACGATCGTACCGCAAGATACGAACCTGCTCCAATATAGACGTCAATACGGCAGCCGCAGGACCTG of the Procambarus clarkii isolate CNS0578487 chromosome 56, FALCON_Pclarkii_2.0, whole genome shotgun sequence genome contains:
- the LOC123770908 gene encoding polycystin-1-like protein 3 — translated: MCLCWLSRVAPPAQGGSTRPGWLHPPRVAPPAQGGSIRPGWLYPPRVALSAQGGSIRPGWLRPPRVAPPAQGGSARPGWLRPPRVAPPAQGGSARPGWLHPPRVAPPAQGGSIRPGWLYPPRVALSAQGGSARPGWLRPPRVALSAQGGSTRPGWLYPPRVAPPAQGGSTRPGWLHPPRVAPPAQGGSIRPGWLHPPRVALSAQGGSARPGWLYPPRVALPSQGGSTRPGWLHPPRVAPPPQCGSARPGWLRPPRVAPPAQGGSARPGWLRPPRVAPPAQGGSARPVWLRPPRVALSAQGGSTRPGWLRPPRVAPPAQGGSARPGCLYPPQGGSTRPGCLHPPQGGSARPGWLRPPRVAPPAQGGSARPVWLRPPRVAPPAAGCLHPPQGASTRPREPLPAPGCLYPPQGASTRPRVPLPAPGCLYPPQGASTRPRVPLPAPGCLYPPQGASTRPRVPLPAPGCLYPPQGASTRPRVPLPAPGCLYPPQGASTRPRVPLPAPGCLYPPQGASTRPRVPLPAPGCLYPPQGASTRPRVPLPAPGCLYPPQGASTRPRVPLSAPGCLYPP